The sequence CCCGGGGCGGGTTCACTCGCGGCTCCGGGCCGGATCCCCGGCCACATGGCCAGGACCGCTCCCGCGACCACACCGCCGCTCAGCGCGGTGACCAGTACCCGCCGCAGCAACCGCCGGGAACGGCGGGGCGCGGGCGGCCCGCTCGGCAGGGGCGTTCCCGGCACGCTCACTCGGTTGTCCATGGCGCTCACTGTGCGTCAATATGACAAGAAGATCGCGCCGGGCGTGGCGAGAGGCTGACGGGGTTCACACCGATGGCCGTGAGTGCGAACCTGTGATCATGAGCCGCATCGAAGCACGTCGCGATGAAGCCGTCGAAGCCATCGCAGCAACCGGCAGTCTCACCGACCGGCTCCTGGCCGGCCTGCCCCCCGAGGCCGTGCTCACCGACCCCGACGTCACGGCCGCCTACGCCCACGACATGGCCAGTTTCTGCCCCGCCGGAGCCCCTGCCGTCGTGGTCCTGCCGCGCACCGTGGAGCAGGTGCAGCACGTCATGCGCACCGCCACCGCACTGCGCGTCCCCGTCGTCCCCCAGGGCGCCCGCAGCGGACTGTCCGGCGCGGCCAACGCCTCGGACGGCTGCATCGTGCTGTCCCTCACCAAGATGGACCGCATCCTGGAGATCAGCCCCGTCGACCGGGTCGCCGTGGTCGAACCGGGCGTGATCAACGCGGACCTCTCCCGCGCCGTCGAGGCGCACGGCCTGTACTACCCGCCGGACCCCTCCAGCTGGGAGATGTGCACCATCGGCGGCAACATCGGCACCGGCTCCGGCGGCCTGTGCTGCGTGAAGTACGGCGTGACCGCCGAGTACGTCCTCGGCCTGGACGTCGTCCTCGCCGACGGCCGGCTGATGTCCACCGGACGGCGTACCGCCAAGGGCGTCGCGGGCTACGACCTCACCCGGCTGTTCGTCGGCTCCGAGGGCTCCCTCGGCATCGTGGTGCGCGCGGTCCTCGGCCTCCGGCCCAAGCCGCCCGCGCAGCTGGTGCTGGCCGCCGAGTTCCCCTCCGCCGCGAGCGCCTGCGACGCCGTCTGCCGGATCATGGCCGGCGGCCACCTCCCCTCGCTCCTCGAACTGATGGACCGTACGACCGTCAAAGCGGTCAACGACCTGGCCCGCATGGGCCTGCCGGAGACCACCGAGGCACTGCTGCTCGCCGCCTTCGACACCCCGGACCCGGCCGCCGACCTCGCCGCCCTCGGCGCCCTGTGCGAGGCCGCCGGCGCCACCGAGGTCGTCCCGGCCGAGGACGCGGCCGAGTCCGAGCTGCTCCTCAAGGCCCGGCGGCTCTCGCTGACCGCGCTGGAGGCGGTCAAGGGCACGACGATGATCGACGACGTGTGCGTACCCCGCTCCAGGCTGGGCGCCATGCTGGAGGGCATCGAGGCGATCGCCGCGAAGTACGGCCTGACGATCGGCGTCTGCGCCCACGCGGGCGACGGCAACACCCACCCCACCGTCTGCTTCGACGCCCAGGACGAGGACGAGTCCCGCCGGGCCCGCGAGTCCTTCGACGAGATCATGGCCCTCGGCCTGGAACTGGGCGGCACCATCACCGGCGAACACGGCGTCGGGGTGCTGAAGAAGGACTGGCTGGCACGGGAGATCGGGCCGGTCGGGGTGGAGATGCAGCGGTCGGTGAAGCAGGTCTTCGATCCGCTCGGCATCCTCAACCCGGGCAAGCTCTTCTGAGGCCGCCGGGCCCTCGGGTCCGGCCGGCCTCACCGGGCGAGCAGCTGGTCGAGGGCGTCGTCGATGCCGAGCTGCCCGCCCTCCGTGCCCGGCGGGACCACCCGCAGGGTGCGCTCCAGCCAGGCGGAGACCTGCGGGGTCGGCGCCTCCAGGAGCGCGTCCCCGTCGGGTGAACTCAGCGCCATCAGAACGACGCTGCGGCCCCCCGACTTCGTCGGCCACACCCGCACGTCCCCGTGCCCGCACGGCCGGAACACCCCCTCCACCAGCAGCTCGCGGGCGAACGTCCAGTGCACCGGGAACTCGGAGTTGATGTGGAAGACGACGTGGACGGCGTAGGGGTCGTCGGAGCGGTAGGCGAGCCGGGCCGGGACCGGGATGCTCCGCTCGGGCGACAGGATCAGCTTGAGTTCGAGCTCCCGCTCCACCACGGTGTGCTGCATGACCTGGGTTTCCTTTCGTGCCGGGGACTGCGCGGGGCCGCTCGGTGCGAGCCCGTACCAGGGGAGAGAGGGCAACGGCCCGAGCATTACGCGGGTCCGGAGAAAATTTTTTCGGCCCGGTCCGTGCGGCGCGCGCGGCGTTGCCCGGATGGAGTGGGTCCTGCGGGACTGGCCGTGGCGCGTGCCCGCGTCTGATAGATGTGGGTGGCCCATCCCACCCACGAGCAGATACGGGACGACGGACATGAGCGCCCCAACCCCGGCCCCCGGTGACGACCGGCCCCGCGAGGGCTACTACCCGGACCCGTCCATCCCCGGCTACGTCCGGTACTGGAACGGCGCCGCCTGGGTGCCCGGCACCAGCCGCCCGGCCCCGAAGGACGGCGAATCACTCGCCCCGCCCCCGGGCGTCACCCCGGCCGTGGAGGAGACGGGCCCGCACTTCTTCGACGAGGAGCCCGGCGGCCCGGCGGCCTCGGGCCCGGCGGTGACGGGCAACTCGGCCCAGGAGCCGGGGGGTTCGGGGGCGGCCCGGCCCTGGCCCGCGGTGGACGGAGCCGGAGCCCCGGGCCGGGCGGGCGTCCCCGGTCAAGGGGGACACGCGGGTGGCTCCGGGCAACCGGCGGGCACAGCCGGGCAGTTGGGCAGCCCTGGGCAAGGGGGCGCCGGCGTCCCCGGCCAACAGGCGGGCCAGGCAGGCGCGTCGGGGCAGGCGGGGGAGTGGGGCGGCCGTCCGGGACAGGGCGGCCAGTGGGACCGGGGCGCCGCCGGGCAGCAGGCCGGGCCCGCCGATCCGCGGCAGGCCTCCGTGCCCGCGCAGGCCGGGGCCCCCTGGGGTGCCGACCCCCGGGTCCCCGCCGAGGGGCCCGTGCGGCCCGACGGGCGGGCCGAGCGCGCCGACGGCACCGCCACGATCCCGCCGGCCGAGCGCGACGCCCCCGACCCCGGCACCTTCGTCTTCCGGCGCCCGGTCACCGGTCGTACCGACGACGGCACGATGACGAT is a genomic window of Streptomyces sp. WP-1 containing:
- a CDS encoding FAD-binding oxidoreductase, producing the protein MIMSRIEARRDEAVEAIAATGSLTDRLLAGLPPEAVLTDPDVTAAYAHDMASFCPAGAPAVVVLPRTVEQVQHVMRTATALRVPVVPQGARSGLSGAANASDGCIVLSLTKMDRILEISPVDRVAVVEPGVINADLSRAVEAHGLYYPPDPSSWEMCTIGGNIGTGSGGLCCVKYGVTAEYVLGLDVVLADGRLMSTGRRTAKGVAGYDLTRLFVGSEGSLGIVVRAVLGLRPKPPAQLVLAAEFPSAASACDAVCRIMAGGHLPSLLELMDRTTVKAVNDLARMGLPETTEALLLAAFDTPDPAADLAALGALCEAAGATEVVPAEDAAESELLLKARRLSLTALEAVKGTTMIDDVCVPRSRLGAMLEGIEAIAAKYGLTIGVCAHAGDGNTHPTVCFDAQDEDESRRARESFDEIMALGLELGGTITGEHGVGVLKKDWLAREIGPVGVEMQRSVKQVFDPLGILNPGKLF
- a CDS encoding SsgA family sporulation/cell division regulator — protein: MQHTVVERELELKLILSPERSIPVPARLAYRSDDPYAVHVVFHINSEFPVHWTFARELLVEGVFRPCGHGDVRVWPTKSGGRSVVLMALSSPDGDALLEAPTPQVSAWLERTLRVVPPGTEGGQLGIDDALDQLLAR